The proteins below are encoded in one region of Microvirga ossetica:
- a CDS encoding Dabb family protein: MIRHTVLVRFREEISEHQIEALFAEIKALQPSISGMLGVVSGRSLELEKLEKGFRHGFIVEFDDRAALEAYQNNEDHRRTGARLVGAAEGGLEGILVFDLSA; this comes from the coding sequence ATGATCCGACACACCGTACTTGTCCGATTCCGGGAGGAGATCAGTGAGCATCAGATCGAGGCCCTGTTCGCCGAGATCAAAGCTCTCCAGCCGAGCATCTCTGGCATGCTCGGTGTTGTCTCCGGACGAAGCCTGGAGCTAGAAAAACTTGAGAAGGGATTCCGACACGGCTTCATCGTGGAGTTCGATGACCGGGCCGCCCTGGAGGCCTACCAGAACAACGAGGACCATCGCCGGACAGGCGCCAGGCTCGTGGGAGCGGCCGAGGGCGGGCTTGAGGGCATCCTCGTTTTCGACCTCTCAGCCTAA
- a CDS encoding Gfo/Idh/MocA family protein, with the protein MTTTLRWGLLGASTIAREWMIDAIRSTGGDVVSVMSSDQDRAAAYAEANRIPHPTTDLDALLGEVDAVYVSTTNELHHDQVLRSARAGKHVLCEKPLALTVGEARDMVDACRAAGVVLGTNHHLRNAGTHRAMREAIAAGRIGRPLFARVFHAVYLPPHLQGWRLTSPGAGAGVVLDITVHDADTLRFVLADDPVEVTALTQSAGLSQGDVEDGAIGAIRFRSGVLAQFHDAFTTAHARTGFEVHGTDGSLIGTDCMTQRAIGDVLLRTASGEELLPIDRSNLYERSVARFTAAVAGDGEPAATGEDGIWSLAVAAAALESARTSRVVAIDPVQSTTKVSQ; encoded by the coding sequence ATGACCACGACACTTCGCTGGGGACTGCTCGGAGCGAGTACGATCGCACGGGAATGGATGATCGATGCGATCCGCTCGACGGGCGGCGACGTCGTCTCCGTGATGAGCAGCGATCAGGATCGCGCCGCGGCCTACGCGGAAGCGAACCGCATCCCGCATCCCACGACCGATCTGGATGCGCTGCTCGGCGAGGTCGATGCGGTCTACGTCTCGACCACCAACGAGCTGCATCATGACCAGGTCCTGCGCTCCGCCCGCGCCGGCAAGCATGTCCTGTGCGAAAAGCCACTCGCCCTCACGGTCGGTGAGGCGCGGGACATGGTCGATGCCTGCCGCGCCGCCGGCGTCGTCTTGGGAACCAACCATCATCTCCGCAACGCCGGGACGCATCGCGCCATGCGCGAGGCCATTGCGGCGGGCCGGATCGGGCGTCCGCTCTTCGCGCGGGTCTTTCATGCCGTCTACCTCCCGCCCCACCTGCAAGGCTGGCGCCTCACGAGCCCCGGCGCCGGCGCAGGGGTGGTGCTGGACATCACCGTGCACGACGCGGACACGCTCCGCTTCGTCCTGGCCGACGATCCCGTCGAGGTCACGGCACTGACCCAATCCGCCGGCCTGTCGCAGGGCGACGTGGAGGACGGCGCCATTGGTGCGATCCGGTTCAGGTCCGGCGTGCTCGCCCAATTCCACGACGCCTTCACGACGGCTCACGCCAGGACGGGATTCGAGGTGCACGGCACCGACGGCTCCCTGATCGGAACCGATTGCATGACGCAGAGGGCGATCGGGGACGTCCTGCTGCGGACGGCGTCCGGCGAGGAGCTCCTGCCAATCGACCGCAGCAACCTCTACGAGCGCAGCGTCGCACGCTTTACCGCGGCCGTCGCCGGGGATGGCGAACCCGCCGCGACCGGAGAGGACGGCATCTGGTCCCTCGCCGTCGCAGCGGCCGCCCTCGAGTCCGCCAGGACGTCCCGGGTCGTCGCCATCGATCCCGTTCAATCAACCACGAAGGTCTCGCAATGA
- a CDS encoding dihydrodipicolinate synthase family protein, protein MTQIDLLRLDGSLEPYRVREASPYPRSHAGELPRTVYAAAHVVADPIAQRNPWQSSEVDWDATLKFRHYLWGLGLKVAEAMDTSQRGMGLDWSGAKELIKRSLLEAKTVPGADLACGAGTDHLNPADVQSLDDVVAAYEEQLAHIEAYGGRAILMASRALCKVARSKDDYLYVYDRIIRQASDKVILHWLGEMFDPQLSGYWASREVDTAMANCLELINAHPGKVEGIKISLLERSYEEKMRALLPDGVKMYTGDDFNYADLIEGDGTHHSHALLGIFDPIAPAAAAAMDCLAKGDGAGYHAILDPTVPLSRRIFEAPTQYYKAGVVFLAWLNGYQDHFRMVGGMESARGILHYSEIFRLADQARLLVDPDLAITRMRQFNALNGI, encoded by the coding sequence ATGACTCAGATTGATTTGCTCCGCTTGGATGGCTCGCTCGAGCCTTACCGGGTTCGCGAAGCTTCGCCTTACCCGCGCAGCCACGCGGGCGAATTGCCCCGCACGGTCTACGCCGCCGCCCACGTCGTGGCCGACCCCATCGCCCAGAGGAACCCGTGGCAGTCGTCGGAGGTCGATTGGGACGCCACCCTGAAGTTCCGCCACTACCTGTGGGGATTGGGTCTCAAGGTCGCGGAGGCCATGGACACCTCCCAGCGCGGCATGGGTCTCGACTGGTCCGGCGCGAAGGAACTCATCAAGCGGTCGCTGCTTGAAGCCAAGACGGTTCCGGGAGCCGACCTGGCCTGCGGCGCGGGCACGGACCACCTGAACCCCGCCGACGTCCAGTCCCTGGACGATGTGGTCGCGGCCTACGAGGAGCAACTGGCCCACATCGAAGCCTACGGGGGACGTGCGATCCTCATGGCGAGCCGCGCCCTCTGCAAGGTGGCCCGCTCGAAGGACGATTATCTCTACGTCTACGACCGGATCATCCGCCAGGCCTCCGACAAGGTCATTCTTCACTGGCTCGGCGAAATGTTCGACCCGCAACTGTCGGGCTACTGGGCCAGCCGCGAGGTCGACACCGCGATGGCCAACTGCCTTGAACTCATCAACGCCCATCCCGGGAAGGTCGAGGGGATCAAGATCTCCCTGCTCGAACGCTCCTACGAGGAGAAGATGCGCGCCCTCCTCCCGGACGGCGTGAAGATGTACACGGGCGACGACTTCAATTACGCCGACCTAATCGAGGGTGACGGCACGCACCACTCGCACGCGCTGCTCGGCATCTTCGACCCGATCGCGCCTGCCGCGGCAGCGGCGATGGACTGCCTGGCGAAGGGCGACGGCGCAGGCTACCATGCCATCCTGGACCCGACCGTGCCGCTCTCCCGCCGCATCTTCGAGGCGCCGACCCAGTACTACAAGGCTGGGGTCGTGTTCCTCGCCTGGCTGAACGGCTACCAGGATCATTTCCGGATGGTCGGCGGCATGGAGTCGGCCCGGGGCATCCTTCACTACTCCGAGATCTTCCGGCTGGCCGACCAGGCCCGCCTCCTCGTCGACCCCGACCTCGCGATCACGCGGATGCGCCAGTTCAATGCCCTGAACGGCATCTAG
- a CDS encoding LacI family DNA-binding transcriptional regulator, whose product MSGKRRASASVTIIDIAREAGVSKSTVSLVLKGSSLVADETRDRVSKAMSKLGYVYNRGAANLRGAQSSIVGMVINDLANPFFAELAIGIERVLRTSGYIPFIANTAESVVRQAEVVRSMREHGASGIILCPALETEGREVNDLLDLGMPLILAIRRVPGARTSLVASDNTAGAARITAHLISLGHRRIAFLGGMEPMAVRKDRIAGFTRALEAAGLHADPALMPESMPSKDGGFTAMSNLLARPEWPTAVVCFNDVVAIGAMLALGRKGVVVGRDMAITGFDDTAEARQVSPPLTTIAVDAGDLGERAAQMLLRQIASGSRTPETYIGEARLVVRESCCPPPRERKIS is encoded by the coding sequence ATGTCCGGCAAGCGGAGGGCCTCGGCGAGTGTCACCATCATTGACATCGCCCGCGAGGCAGGCGTCTCCAAATCGACGGTTTCCTTGGTGCTCAAGGGCAGCTCCCTTGTGGCGGACGAGACCCGCGACCGGGTGTCGAAGGCGATGTCCAAGCTCGGCTACGTCTACAACCGCGGCGCAGCCAACCTGCGCGGTGCCCAGTCGAGCATCGTCGGCATGGTCATCAATGACCTAGCGAACCCGTTCTTCGCCGAGCTCGCCATCGGGATCGAACGCGTCCTGCGCACGTCGGGCTACATTCCGTTCATTGCCAACACGGCCGAGAGCGTCGTCCGGCAGGCCGAGGTCGTGCGATCGATGCGCGAGCACGGGGCGTCGGGGATTATCCTCTGTCCGGCGCTCGAGACCGAGGGGCGGGAGGTCAACGACCTGCTCGACCTCGGCATGCCGCTCATCCTGGCCATCCGGCGCGTGCCGGGTGCCCGTACATCGCTCGTGGCGTCCGACAACACGGCGGGAGCCGCCCGCATTACGGCGCACCTGATCTCCCTCGGCCACCGCAGGATCGCTTTCCTGGGCGGCATGGAGCCCATGGCCGTGCGCAAGGACCGGATCGCTGGCTTCACCCGCGCTCTCGAGGCGGCAGGACTGCATGCCGATCCCGCGCTCATGCCGGAGTCGATGCCGAGCAAGGACGGCGGGTTCACCGCGATGTCCAACCTGCTCGCCCGCCCGGAGTGGCCCACCGCGGTCGTGTGCTTCAACGACGTCGTGGCGATCGGGGCCATGCTGGCCCTGGGCCGCAAGGGCGTGGTGGTCGGCCGGGACATGGCGATCACCGGCTTCGACGACACGGCAGAGGCCCGGCAGGTCTCCCCGCCGCTCACCACGATCGCGGTCGACGCGGGAGACCTCGGCGAGCGCGCCGCGCAGATGCTGCTGCGCCAGATCGCATCCGGCAGCCGGACGCCGGAAACGTACATCGGCGAGGCTCGCCTGGTCGTCCGCGAGAGTTGCTGCCCGCCACCGAGGGAAAGGAAGATCTCATGA
- a CDS encoding IS5 family transposase: MPFKANAARRHRIPRQRHRVTNWAEYDASLRQRGSLTVWFTEEAIAAWRAEPRTTRGGQPHYSALAIRTALTLRAVFRLALRQAEGLIGSVLQLLGLDLPVPDHSTLSRRAETLEVPKSSPSSRGPVHLLVDSTGLRLRGPGEWLVEKHGTRRRRSWRKLHLGVDARTGEILASELTPHDVDDGSQVEPLLDQITGPIATLTGDGAYDQEDIYSIVVQHHPDAGVIVPPRSTAVLSENVETTPTQRDRHLQSIREQGRMGWQKTSGYTRRALVESAISRFKRVIGDALRSRTDQRRATEISIAIHALNRMLELGCPTSVRIA; this comes from the coding sequence GTGCCCTTCAAAGCCAATGCCGCTCGCCGTCATCGTATCCCCAGGCAGCGGCACCGGGTGACAAACTGGGCCGAGTACGACGCCAGCCTGCGTCAGCGGGGCAGTCTCACGGTATGGTTCACCGAGGAAGCGATTGCAGCCTGGCGGGCTGAGCCTCGGACGACACGCGGCGGTCAGCCGCATTATTCGGCCCTGGCAATCAGGACAGCCCTGACCCTCCGGGCGGTGTTTCGGCTGGCGCTGCGCCAAGCCGAAGGTCTGATCGGCTCAGTCCTCCAACTCCTCGGTCTGGACCTGCCGGTGCCGGATCACTCGACCCTGAGCCGACGCGCCGAGACCCTGGAGGTCCCAAAGTCATCTCCAAGCTCGAGAGGGCCCGTTCACCTGCTGGTGGACAGCACGGGCTTGCGGCTCCGTGGGCCCGGGGAGTGGCTGGTCGAGAAGCACGGGACCCGCAGGCGCCGATCCTGGCGCAAGCTGCACCTCGGTGTCGATGCCCGCACTGGGGAGATCCTTGCCTCAGAGCTGACGCCCCATGATGTCGATGATGGCTCGCAGGTTGAGCCCTTGCTCGACCAGATCACCGGTCCAATCGCCACCCTTACAGGCGACGGGGCCTACGATCAGGAGGACATCTACAGTATCGTCGTCCAACATCATCCTGATGCTGGCGTGATCGTTCCACCTCGATCAACGGCAGTGCTGAGCGAGAATGTGGAGACAACTCCAACCCAGCGCGATCGGCATCTCCAAAGCATCCGTGAACAGGGACGCATGGGCTGGCAGAAGACCTCCGGGTATACGCGTCGTGCCTTGGTAGAGTCGGCTATCAGCCGCTTCAAACGAGTGATCGGGGATGCGCTGCGCTCACGGACGGATCAGCGTCGCGCGACCGAAATTTCCATTGCCATTCATGCCTTGAACCGCATGCTTGAGCTCGGATGCCCGACGTCCGTCCGCATCGCCTAA
- a CDS encoding acyl CoA:acetate/3-ketoacid CoA transferase: protein MSFPRILQADEAAALIPDGATVTVSSASGLGCPDAVLAAIGKRFDETGHPRTLTTVHPIAAGDMSGIKGVDHLAKPGLLARIIAGSYPSGPSSAEPPAIWKMITGNEIPAYNIPSGILFDMHREAAAKRPGVLTKVGKDTFVDPSREGCAMNERAAAAPIVNTVGFDGDDWLYFKSIVPNVAIIRATTSDERGNLSFEHEGAYLGPIEQALSVRNNGGLVIAQVKRLVESGTLKPHDVMVPGILVDVVVVAPDQMQTTQTVYDPAISGEIFRPLASFSIPEFDVSKVVARRVAQELNYGDAINIGFGISANVPRILIEEGCHGDVTWMIEHGAVGGIPLLDFKFGCSSNAEAIMPSPYNFTYFQGGGFDLSLLSFLQIDRTGSVNVSKLSARPHVTAGAGGFVDISSHAKRIVFSGFYTAGAKFEIVDGELRILKEGKVDKLVEAVEHVSFSGRRAIEQGQDITYVTERCVLKLTPDGIAVVEIAPGIDLDRDVLAHAAFPLLVPTAPKPMDAALFRPEPFGLRVPTRDDTAKTKRRAA, encoded by the coding sequence ATGAGCTTCCCCCGCATCCTCCAGGCCGACGAAGCGGCCGCCCTCATCCCGGATGGCGCCACCGTCACGGTTTCCTCCGCCTCCGGACTCGGATGTCCCGATGCCGTCCTTGCCGCTATCGGCAAGAGGTTCGACGAGACAGGTCATCCGCGCACGCTGACCACGGTCCATCCGATCGCTGCCGGTGACATGTCCGGGATCAAGGGCGTCGACCATCTCGCAAAGCCCGGACTGCTGGCGCGCATCATCGCAGGCTCCTATCCCTCGGGTCCGTCCTCGGCCGAGCCGCCCGCCATCTGGAAGATGATCACCGGCAACGAGATCCCGGCCTACAACATTCCCTCGGGCATCCTGTTCGACATGCACCGCGAGGCCGCGGCGAAGCGCCCGGGCGTGCTCACCAAGGTCGGCAAGGATACCTTCGTCGATCCCTCCCGCGAGGGCTGTGCGATGAACGAACGGGCGGCCGCGGCGCCGATCGTGAATACCGTCGGTTTCGATGGCGACGACTGGCTCTACTTCAAGAGCATCGTGCCCAACGTCGCCATCATCCGCGCGACGACGTCCGACGAGCGCGGGAACCTCTCGTTCGAACATGAGGGCGCCTATCTCGGCCCGATTGAGCAGGCCCTGAGCGTCCGCAACAACGGCGGCCTCGTCATCGCGCAGGTGAAGCGTCTGGTGGAGAGCGGGACGCTCAAGCCCCACGACGTCATGGTGCCCGGCATTCTCGTGGACGTCGTCGTCGTCGCGCCGGATCAGATGCAGACGACCCAGACCGTCTACGATCCGGCCATCTCGGGTGAGATCTTCAGACCCCTCGCGAGCTTTTCCATCCCGGAATTCGACGTCTCGAAGGTGGTCGCGCGCCGGGTTGCGCAGGAGCTGAACTACGGCGATGCCATCAACATCGGTTTCGGCATCTCGGCCAACGTCCCCCGAATCCTCATCGAGGAGGGATGCCACGGCGATGTTACCTGGATGATCGAGCACGGGGCCGTCGGCGGCATCCCCTTGCTCGACTTCAAGTTCGGCTGCTCGTCGAACGCCGAAGCCATCATGCCGTCGCCGTACAACTTCACCTACTTCCAGGGCGGCGGGTTCGACCTCTCGCTCCTGTCGTTCCTTCAGATCGACCGCACCGGATCGGTGAACGTCTCGAAGTTGAGCGCCCGGCCGCATGTCACGGCCGGGGCCGGCGGGTTCGTCGACATCTCGAGCCATGCCAAGCGGATCGTCTTCTCGGGCTTCTATACGGCCGGTGCCAAGTTCGAGATCGTCGACGGCGAGCTCAGGATCCTGAAGGAGGGCAAGGTCGACAAACTCGTCGAGGCCGTCGAGCATGTTTCCTTCTCGGGCCGGCGTGCCATCGAGCAGGGCCAGGACATCACCTACGTGACCGAGCGCTGCGTTCTCAAGCTCACGCCGGATGGGATTGCGGTGGTCGAGATCGCACCTGGCATTGACCTGGATCGGGACGTGCTCGCCCATGCCGCATTCCCCCTGCTCGTGCCGACCGCTCCGAAACCGATGGACGCCGCGCTTTTCCGGCCAGAGCCGTTCGGTCTGCGGGTTCCGACGCGGGACGATACCGCGAAGACCAAGAGGAGGGCAGCATGA
- a CDS encoding HPr family phosphocarrier protein: MNRASANMMLTNAVGLHARPSVKLTQLAKSFRANVELALAPDGPWSDAKSPVQVMRVKAGRGSVVHVRAEGEDAQAAVAAVVNLVERKFDEE, encoded by the coding sequence ATGAACAGGGCCTCGGCCAATATGATGCTGACGAACGCTGTCGGGCTCCATGCGCGCCCATCGGTGAAGCTCACCCAGCTCGCTAAGAGCTTCCGGGCGAATGTCGAGCTCGCGCTCGCTCCGGATGGTCCGTGGTCCGATGCGAAGAGCCCTGTACAGGTGATGCGGGTCAAGGCCGGGCGGGGCTCGGTTGTCCATGTGCGCGCCGAGGGCGAGGATGCGCAGGCCGCGGTCGCGGCCGTCGTCAATCTCGTCGAGCGCAAGTTCGACGAGGAGTGA
- a CDS encoding glycerate kinase type-2 family protein, which yields MADDIRILRSLFEAALAAALPDGKFAANLPDPPRGRTIVLGAGKASARMAQAFEAAWSHPCEGLVVTRYGHAAATRRIGIVEAAHPVPDRAGVEAAERILELASGADPDDLVVCLISGGASALLSLPAKGVSLADKQEVTKALLKSGAPIHEMNQVRKSLSRIKGGRLALAAAPARVVTYVISDVPGDDPASIGSGPSIPEPQDADEVFTILDRYGIGISPAMKDAIIGNCELPVGAAASDVRVLATPMMALKAAEAKAREMGLNPLVLGDAIEGEAREVAKGLAGLARSVSDYDIPAIKPCVLLSGGETTVTVRGKGRGGRNAEFLLALHLALTEFPNVAAIACDTDGIDGIEDNAGAWFDHRSPSPADPALDATAFLADNDAYGYFSRLDQLVMTGPTLTNVNDFRAILIR from the coding sequence ATGGCTGACGATATCAGGATACTCCGCTCCCTGTTCGAGGCTGCCCTAGCCGCGGCATTGCCCGATGGCAAGTTCGCCGCCAACCTGCCGGACCCTCCCAGGGGGCGCACGATCGTGCTTGGCGCGGGCAAGGCGTCGGCCCGGATGGCGCAAGCCTTCGAGGCTGCCTGGTCGCATCCTTGTGAAGGTCTCGTGGTGACCCGCTACGGTCACGCCGCGGCCACGCGGCGGATCGGGATCGTCGAAGCCGCGCATCCCGTTCCGGATCGGGCCGGTGTGGAGGCCGCGGAGAGAATCCTGGAACTGGCTTCCGGCGCGGACCCTGACGACCTGGTCGTGTGCCTGATCTCGGGCGGTGCGTCCGCCCTGCTCTCGTTGCCGGCAAAGGGCGTGAGCCTGGCCGACAAGCAGGAGGTCACCAAGGCGCTCCTCAAGTCAGGAGCGCCCATTCACGAGATGAACCAGGTGCGCAAGTCGCTCTCGCGCATCAAGGGCGGCCGCCTGGCCCTGGCGGCCGCGCCGGCCCGGGTCGTGACCTACGTCATCTCCGACGTGCCCGGGGACGATCCGGCCAGCATCGGCTCGGGCCCCAGCATTCCCGAGCCGCAGGATGCCGATGAGGTCTTCACCATTCTCGACCGCTACGGAATCGGGATCTCCCCGGCCATGAAGGATGCGATCATCGGGAATTGCGAATTGCCCGTTGGGGCCGCGGCCAGCGACGTGCGCGTCCTGGCGACGCCGATGATGGCCCTCAAGGCGGCGGAAGCCAAAGCCAGGGAGATGGGGCTCAACCCGTTGGTCCTCGGCGACGCGATCGAAGGCGAGGCCCGCGAGGTGGCCAAGGGGCTCGCGGGGCTCGCGCGGTCGGTGAGTGACTACGACATCCCGGCGATCAAGCCGTGCGTCCTTCTCTCGGGTGGCGAAACCACGGTCACGGTCCGTGGGAAGGGTCGCGGTGGCCGGAATGCCGAGTTCCTCCTGGCCCTGCACCTCGCACTGACGGAGTTCCCCAACGTTGCCGCCATCGCCTGCGACACCGATGGAATCGACGGGATCGAGGACAACGCAGGCGCCTGGTTCGACCATCGCAGCCCCTCTCCCGCCGACCCTGCCCTGGACGCCACCGCGTTCCTGGCGGACAACGACGCCTACGGGTACTTTTCCAGGCTCGACCAACTCGTCATGACCGGACCCACCTTGACCAACGTCAACGACTTTCGTGCCATCCTGATCAGGTGA
- the ptsP gene encoding phosphoenolpyruvate--protein phosphotransferase — protein sequence MPATRLVGRPTAPGLARGPVALLDRAGGECRVTGDPAFEASALRMAIRTAIETLNLLAAEAGDAGAEILGFQIAMLEDDALSADAFAEIAAGIPADHAWRRALDREIAGYTASEDEYFRARATDLEDMRDRVLDALTGAGTRTIPPGSVVFADNVTPSRFLATDWTGGAIVLAGGSPTSHVATLARGRGVPMVVGVRISADALGSTPSEAIVDGATGLVLIGPDAADLEAFRSLEMAAADTVARHAAYRLKPAVTADGTPIAVQVNIADPAELDALDLASCDGIGLVRTELLFGGRGLPDEEHQVAIYRRIVEWASGKPVIIRTLDAGGDKPIPGLTENGETNPFLGLRGVRLTLKHLDLFRTQLRALARAAAYGGIEIMVPMVTVREELSASRALLDEAVASLSAEGLPHRRPPLGMMVEVPAAAIAIDLFDADFFSIGSNDLTQYVTAASRDTASVVSLADPAHPAVLRLIEEVAAHGARSGRKVSLCGDAGADPRMLPLLLRRGLRTVSVAPTLVATTKAAIAAIDLRDGER from the coding sequence ATGCCCGCCACCCGCCTCGTCGGTCGCCCCACCGCGCCGGGACTGGCGCGCGGGCCAGTCGCACTCCTCGATCGGGCCGGCGGCGAATGCCGGGTCACCGGCGACCCGGCATTCGAGGCAAGCGCCTTGCGCATGGCGATCCGGACCGCGATCGAGACGCTGAACCTTCTCGCCGCAGAGGCCGGCGACGCGGGCGCCGAGATTCTGGGTTTCCAGATCGCCATGCTGGAGGACGACGCGCTGTCGGCCGATGCCTTCGCGGAGATTGCGGCCGGCATCCCGGCGGATCACGCCTGGCGCCGCGCCCTTGATCGGGAGATCGCGGGCTACACCGCCTCCGAGGATGAGTATTTCCGCGCCCGGGCGACCGATCTCGAGGATATGCGGGACCGGGTCCTCGACGCGCTGACGGGCGCCGGCACCCGTACGATCCCGCCCGGGTCCGTTGTCTTCGCCGACAACGTGACGCCTTCCCGCTTCCTCGCCACCGACTGGACCGGAGGCGCCATCGTCCTCGCCGGCGGGAGCCCGACGAGCCATGTGGCCACCCTGGCGCGAGGGCGCGGCGTGCCGATGGTGGTCGGCGTGAGGATCTCCGCGGATGCGCTCGGATCAACCCCGTCCGAGGCGATCGTGGACGGCGCGACGGGCCTTGTCCTAATTGGCCCCGATGCGGCGGACCTGGAGGCGTTCCGATCGCTCGAGATGGCGGCGGCTGACACCGTGGCCCGTCATGCCGCCTACCGTCTGAAGCCCGCGGTGACTGCAGACGGCACGCCGATCGCCGTTCAGGTCAACATCGCCGATCCGGCGGAACTCGACGCGCTTGACCTCGCATCCTGCGACGGCATCGGGCTGGTGCGGACGGAACTCCTGTTCGGCGGCCGCGGGCTGCCCGACGAGGAGCATCAGGTCGCAATCTACCGGCGCATCGTCGAATGGGCGTCCGGCAAGCCCGTCATCATCCGCACACTGGACGCGGGCGGCGACAAGCCGATCCCGGGTCTAACCGAGAACGGCGAAACGAACCCGTTCCTCGGCCTGCGCGGCGTTCGCCTCACTCTCAAACACCTGGATCTGTTCAGAACGCAACTTCGAGCGCTCGCCCGCGCGGCCGCCTATGGGGGCATCGAGATCATGGTGCCGATGGTGACAGTCCGGGAGGAACTGTCCGCGTCCCGCGCACTTCTCGACGAGGCGGTGGCCTCGTTGTCTGCAGAAGGCCTGCCCCATCGACGGCCGCCGCTCGGCATGATGGTCGAGGTGCCTGCGGCCGCAATCGCGATCGATCTCTTCGACGCCGATTTCTTTTCCATCGGCTCGAACGATCTAACCCAATATGTCACGGCCGCGAGCCGCGACACCGCCTCCGTCGTGTCCCTCGCCGATCCCGCCCATCCGGCGGTGCTGCGCCTCATCGAAGAGGTCGCCGCTCACGGGGCGAGGAGCGGCCGCAAGGTGTCCCTCTGCGGGGATGCCGGGGCTGATCCCCGCATGCTGCCGCTGCTCCTGCGGCGCGGGCTGCGCACCGTCTCCGTCGCGCCGACCCTCGTGGCGACGACGAAGGCGGCGATCGCTGCCATCGACCTCCGGGACGGCGAGCGATGA
- a CDS encoding heme-degrading domain-containing protein, with product MNDSNSLEALLAEERELQFPSFGADAAWMLGNAIHQRAEAGSFPIAIEVSRNGQQLFFAALPGATPDNAEWIRRKRAVVQRFHHSSLYMSVEAEVKGRPFLQRYGLSEQDYAAAGGGFPIFVRETGCVGAVVVSGLPQLEDHRLVTDAIRETIARLTA from the coding sequence ATGAACGACAGCAATAGTCTTGAAGCACTCCTCGCAGAGGAACGGGAGTTGCAGTTTCCGTCCTTCGGCGCCGATGCCGCCTGGATGCTCGGCAATGCCATCCACCAGCGTGCGGAGGCAGGATCCTTTCCGATCGCGATCGAGGTGTCCAGGAACGGGCAGCAACTGTTCTTTGCGGCATTGCCCGGCGCAACACCGGACAATGCAGAGTGGATCCGCCGCAAGCGGGCGGTCGTGCAACGCTTCCACCACAGCTCCCTCTACATGTCGGTCGAGGCCGAAGTGAAGGGGCGCCCGTTCTTGCAGCGCTACGGGCTGTCTGAACAGGACTATGCGGCAGCCGGAGGCGGATTTCCGATATTCGTCAGAGAGACCGGTTGTGTCGGTGCGGTCGTCGTCAGTGGCCTTCCCCAACTCGAGGACCATCGCCTGGTGACCGATGCGATCCGGGAGACAATCGCGCGACTAACCGCATAG